The Syntrophales bacterium genomic interval TGTTTCAAAATTCCGCGGTCTGAAGAATCAGAACTTATCGACACAAAAAGGGCGATTCAAACTTACAAAAATTTCAGAAAAAACTGACCCCGGCCAGGAAAGAGGGATGCTGGTATTAACGAATAGTTCAAAGTTCAAAGTTCAAAGTTCAAAGTTCCGAGTTCAAAGTTCGGAGTTCTCAACCCGGAACCCTAAACTCGGAACCCGGAACCATCTTTTAAGTAACGGAGAGAAGAATTGTTTAAATCAGGTTTCATAGGGATCATAGGAAGACCCAACGTTGGAAAATCGACCCTTCTGAACGGGATAATAGGGGAGAAGATAGCCATTACCACTCATAAACCGCAGACCACGAGAAACAGGATAACCGGCATCAAAAACCTCGAAAACGGCCAGTTCATCTTCCTCGACACACCGGGAATACACAAGGCTACGACACCGCTCGGTAAATATATGGTGAAGGCTGCCGTTGATACCTTCGGGGATATGGATCTCATGCTCCTGCTTGTCGAAACCGGCAGGAAAATCCATGATGACGATATTTTTATTATAAAATCACTGCAAGGTGTAAAAGCCCCGGTCATCCTTGCCATCAATAAGATAGACCTCGCCGAAAAGAAACTGCTTCTACCTCTGATAGATGATCTGAGGAATCTTTTTCCATTCAGGGAGATTATACCCATCTCGGCATTGAAGGGCGACGGTCTCGACATCCTCATCGATATAATATGGAATATCCTCCCCGAAGGGCCGAAATACTTTCCCGATGATATGATAACAGACGTATCCGAAAGATTTCTCGCCGCCGAGATAATCAGAGAAAAGGTGATCCTGTTAACCCATCAGGAGATACCCTACTCCACGGCCGTCATGGTCGATTCTTTTAAAGAAGATGAAAGTAGAAACCTGATCAGAATCCATGCTACTATCAACGTGGAAAAAAAATCGCAAAAGGGAATACTCATTGGGAAACAGGGTTCCATGTTGAAGGAAATAGGGAGTCAGGCACGGCTGGAAATGGAAAAATTCTTCGCCACCAGAATATATCTGGAACTCTTCATCAGAGTCAGCAAAGGCTGGACTAAAGACACAAAGATGCTCAAGGAATTTGGGTACTAAATAGTTCAGAGTTCCGGGTTCAGAGTTCTGGGTTAAAAGACTCCGAACTCTGAACTTTGAACTCGGAACTAACAAGAGGTTGCCAAGTGAAACCTATAATTGCAATAATAGGAAGGCCCAACGTTGGAAAATCGACCTTCTTTAACCGTCTGTCCAAAAGGAAGAAGGCTATCGTAATCGATGAGCCGGGCGCCACAAGGGATAGAAATTACGCGGATTGTACCTGGAACGACAGGGATTTCATACTGATAGACACGGGTGGATTCGAACCCGTCTCCAGGGAAAAAATCCTGATCCAGATGCGCGAACAGACTACTCTTGCCATAGAGGAGGCAGACACCATCATCTTTCTCATGGACGGAAGGGAGGGCCTGACGCCGTCGGATGTAGAGATCGCAAATCTCTTACGAGAGGCTGAAAAACCGACTTTCTTTGTAATCAACAAAATAGACGGGCCAAAACAAGAGGAGCTCGCTTACGAATTCTACCGGCTTGGGATTGAAAAACTCTACACCATATCCTCCGAGCATGGGGTGGGCGTCGGAGGACTGATGGATGACGTTGTCGAATACCTCCCCGTCCCAGATGCGGTCAGTGAAGATGAACAGAGGATAAGAATCGCCGTGATAGGAAAACCGAATGTCGGAAAATCCTCTATCATCAACAACATGCTGGGGTATGAAAGGACTATCGTTAACCCCCTCCCCGGAACGACGAGAGACGCCATAGACACCCCTTTTGAATTGAATGACCGGAAATACCTTCTGATCGACACTGCGGGCATACGGCGGAAAAGTAAAATAAGCATCACCCTTGAGAAATACAGTGTCGTTCAGGCACTCAAAACCATGAGCAGAAGCGACATCGCATTAATGTTGATAGACGCAGAAGAGGGAATAACAGACCAGGATACAAAGATCGCAGGCCTTGCCTTTGAGCGTGGCGTTGTCTGCATCATCGTTGTGAATAAGTGGGATCTCATCAAAAAAGATAACAGCACCATGGGAAACTATGTGAGAGATATTAAAGAAAAGCTGAAGTTTCTCAATTTTGCACCAACTCTCTTCGTCTCGGCCCTCACCGGCCAGAGGGTTATGAAGATATTTGATACGATTGAAACGGCGTACATCCAGTATACAAGAAGGGTTCAGACGTCCATATTAAACAACAAGGTGCAGGAATTCCTTGAAATAAATCCTCCTCCACGCTATCAGCGCAAGGCACATAACTTCAGCTATGTTACTCAGGCATCTGTAAAACCTCCTACATTTGTCTTCTTCGTCCATGAACCAAAAGCTGTCCATTTCTCATACCAGCGTTATCTGACCAATAAAATAAGAGAAGAATTCGGTTTTGATCA includes:
- the era gene encoding GTPase Era, whose protein sequence is MFKSGFIGIIGRPNVGKSTLLNGIIGEKIAITTHKPQTTRNRITGIKNLENGQFIFLDTPGIHKATTPLGKYMVKAAVDTFGDMDLMLLLVETGRKIHDDDIFIIKSLQGVKAPVILAINKIDLAEKKLLLPLIDDLRNLFPFREIIPISALKGDGLDILIDIIWNILPEGPKYFPDDMITDVSERFLAAEIIREKVILLTHQEIPYSTAVMVDSFKEDESRNLIRIHATINVEKKSQKGILIGKQGSMLKEIGSQARLEMEKFFATRIYLELFIRVSKGWTKDTKMLKEFGY
- the der gene encoding ribosome biogenesis GTPase Der, with product MKPIIAIIGRPNVGKSTFFNRLSKRKKAIVIDEPGATRDRNYADCTWNDRDFILIDTGGFEPVSREKILIQMREQTTLAIEEADTIIFLMDGREGLTPSDVEIANLLREAEKPTFFVINKIDGPKQEELAYEFYRLGIEKLYTISSEHGVGVGGLMDDVVEYLPVPDAVSEDEQRIRIAVIGKPNVGKSSIINNMLGYERTIVNPLPGTTRDAIDTPFELNDRKYLLIDTAGIRRKSKISITLEKYSVVQALKTMSRSDIALMLIDAEEGITDQDTKIAGLAFERGVVCIIVVNKWDLIKKDNSTMGNYVRDIKEKLKFLNFAPTLFVSALTGQRVMKIFDTIETAYIQYTRRVQTSILNNKVQEFLEINPPPRYQRKAHNFSYVTQASVKPPTFVFFVHEPKAVHFSYQRYLTNKIREEFGFDHVPIKIILRKKTK